The Amycolatopsis sp. DG1A-15b genome window below encodes:
- a CDS encoding response regulator transcription factor gives MTTGAVRVLVADDHSAIRFGLTTILGHAEGIEVVGEAADGAAAVRQARALRPDVTLMDIRMPGTDGIAATRELVSAGLTQVLVLTTFDLDEYVHGALRAGAAGFLLKSVEAPRLIEAVKLVAAGDGVLAPQVTRRLITAFAASARDRAPLPRGLGDLTDREREVLACLGEGLSNARIGARLYIGEATVKTHVSRVLAKLGLRSRVQAAILAQENGLTTADLRKDP, from the coding sequence GTGACAACCGGAGCCGTCCGCGTCCTGGTCGCCGACGACCACAGCGCCATCCGGTTCGGCCTGACCACCATCCTCGGCCACGCCGAGGGCATCGAGGTCGTCGGCGAGGCCGCCGACGGCGCCGCCGCCGTCCGGCAGGCGCGGGCGCTGCGGCCGGACGTCACCCTGATGGACATCCGGATGCCGGGCACCGACGGCATCGCCGCCACCCGGGAGCTGGTGTCCGCGGGGCTCACGCAGGTGCTCGTGCTGACCACGTTCGACCTCGACGAGTACGTGCACGGCGCGCTGCGGGCCGGGGCGGCCGGCTTCCTGCTCAAGTCGGTCGAAGCGCCCCGGCTGATCGAAGCCGTGAAGCTGGTCGCGGCCGGCGACGGCGTGCTCGCCCCGCAGGTCACGCGGCGGCTGATCACCGCGTTCGCCGCGTCGGCCCGGGACCGGGCACCCCTGCCGCGCGGCCTCGGCGACCTCACCGACCGCGAGCGTGAGGTGCTCGCCTGCCTGGGCGAGGGCCTGTCCAACGCCCGGATCGGTGCCCGGCTGTACATCGGCGAGGCGACGGTGAAGACGCACGTCTCGCGCGTGCTGGCCAAGCTCGGCCTGCGCTCGCGCGTGCAGGCCGCGATCCTCGCCCAGGAGAACGGCCTGACCACGGCCGATCTGCGGAAAGACCCGTGA
- a CDS encoding ROK family transcriptional regulator codes for MIKPVSSSPVARPDEVRRHNRTTLLRLLHVGGPSTRATLAAELGLNRSTIKTLVDGLAEAGVVEEKVPRPGRGAGRPSLLVLPQPHAAVVLAVDLQVEHVAIALVGLGGQILGRNSWNLRGRMNQPEEVITHIIESTAILAGDLDVSPVAAGVSVPGVVRRADGHVHEAPNLRWTDVALGERLGGVLQIPILVGNDAEFGAVAEHLRGAARGASDVVYISADVGVGGGVIAEGSALRGGSGYVGEIGHMVIRPDGRPCYCGSSGCWETEVGEAALCRALGLAEDTARGAILFELRELGRDPEAAMTRLAEFAEWLTLGLINVVNLLGPQLVVLGDLLTVLPEPVLRHVGTEVRRRSLVSRAVGGTRIVSSALGADGKLLGAAEVAFEVVLDSV; via the coding sequence ATGATCAAGCCCGTGTCCAGTTCACCCGTCGCCCGACCGGACGAGGTGCGCCGGCACAACCGCACGACCCTGCTCCGCCTGCTGCACGTCGGCGGGCCGAGCACCCGGGCGACCCTGGCCGCCGAGCTGGGGCTCAACCGGAGCACGATCAAGACCCTCGTCGACGGGCTCGCCGAAGCCGGCGTCGTCGAGGAGAAGGTGCCGAGGCCGGGACGAGGGGCGGGCCGCCCCTCGCTCCTGGTCCTGCCCCAGCCCCACGCGGCGGTCGTGCTCGCGGTCGACCTGCAGGTCGAGCACGTCGCGATCGCCCTCGTCGGGCTGGGTGGGCAGATCCTGGGCCGCAACAGCTGGAACCTGCGCGGCCGGATGAACCAGCCCGAAGAGGTCATCACCCACATCATCGAGTCGACGGCCATCCTGGCCGGCGACCTCGACGTGAGCCCGGTGGCGGCCGGGGTGTCGGTGCCCGGCGTCGTCCGGCGCGCGGACGGGCACGTGCACGAGGCCCCCAACCTGCGCTGGACCGACGTCGCCCTCGGTGAGCGGCTCGGCGGGGTGCTGCAGATCCCGATCCTGGTCGGCAACGACGCCGAGTTCGGCGCGGTCGCCGAGCACCTGCGCGGGGCCGCCCGCGGCGCGTCCGACGTGGTGTACATCTCGGCGGACGTCGGGGTCGGCGGCGGCGTCATCGCCGAAGGCTCGGCGTTGCGCGGCGGCTCGGGGTACGTCGGCGAGATCGGGCACATGGTGATCCGCCCCGACGGGCGCCCCTGCTACTGCGGCAGCAGCGGCTGCTGGGAGACCGAGGTCGGCGAGGCGGCCCTGTGCCGGGCCCTCGGCCTGGCCGAGGACACCGCCCGCGGGGCGATCCTGTTCGAGCTGCGCGAGCTGGGCCGCGACCCCGAGGCGGCGATGACGCGGCTCGCGGAGTTCGCCGAGTGGCTGACGCTGGGGCTGATCAACGTCGTCAACCTGCTGGGGCCGCAGCTGGTGGTCCTCGGCGACCTGCTCACGGTGCTGCCGGAGCCGGTGCTGCGGCACGTCGGCACCGAGGTGCGCCGGCGCAGCCTGGTGAGCCGGGCGGTGGGCGGCACGCGGATCGTCAGCTCGGCGCTGGGGGCCGACGGGAAGCTGCTCGGCGCCGCCGAGGTGGCGTTCGAAGTCGTGCTGGATTCTGTCTGA
- a CDS encoding substrate-binding domain-containing protein: protein MRSRTLTLLAATVSAGLALTACGTNSSNSGGTGSNSASSSAPAAGGGANGKVGVILPETASSARWEAFDKPMLQAALAAQGFDADVQNAQGDAQKFSSLADGFISSGVKALIIAPADPAVGAAVEAKAKTAGIPVIDYDRPSLGGSAEYYVSFDNEKVGQLQGQAMADALKDKAGAGVVQIEGAPTDNNATLFTNGQDSVLEPLFTSGKLKRIQKQPINDWDNQLGGTTFEQIFTANGGKVDGVVAANDGLAGAVITILKKNGLNGKVPVTGQDATADGLMAVMRGEQYMTVFKPIKEEAEATAKLAAALAKGDKAGADAIATGKLHDPKGNRDIKSVLLTPTTILAKDIKTVVTQGYVKAAEICGGDLAAKCTSLGIS, encoded by the coding sequence ATGCGCAGCAGAACCCTTACCCTCCTCGCCGCGACGGTGAGCGCCGGCCTGGCGCTGACCGCCTGTGGCACCAACAGTTCGAACAGCGGGGGCACGGGGAGCAACTCCGCTTCCTCGTCCGCCCCGGCCGCCGGTGGTGGCGCCAACGGCAAGGTCGGCGTCATCCTGCCGGAGACCGCCAGCTCGGCTCGCTGGGAGGCCTTCGACAAGCCGATGCTGCAGGCCGCCCTCGCGGCGCAGGGCTTCGACGCCGACGTCCAGAACGCCCAGGGCGACGCCCAGAAGTTCAGCAGCCTGGCCGACGGCTTCATCAGCTCCGGCGTCAAGGCCCTGATCATCGCCCCGGCCGACCCGGCCGTCGGTGCCGCGGTCGAGGCCAAGGCGAAGACCGCGGGCATCCCGGTCATCGACTACGACCGCCCGAGCCTCGGCGGCAGCGCCGAGTACTACGTCTCGTTCGACAACGAGAAGGTCGGCCAGCTGCAGGGCCAGGCCATGGCGGACGCGCTGAAGGACAAGGCCGGCGCGGGTGTCGTCCAGATCGAGGGCGCCCCGACCGACAACAACGCCACGCTGTTCACCAACGGCCAGGACTCCGTCCTCGAGCCGCTGTTCACCAGCGGCAAGCTGAAGCGGATCCAGAAGCAGCCGATCAACGACTGGGACAACCAGCTCGGCGGCACGACGTTCGAGCAGATCTTCACCGCCAACGGCGGCAAGGTCGACGGCGTCGTCGCGGCGAACGACGGCCTGGCCGGCGCGGTGATCACCATCCTGAAGAAGAACGGCCTCAACGGCAAGGTCCCGGTCACCGGCCAGGACGCCACCGCCGACGGCCTGATGGCGGTCATGCGCGGCGAGCAGTACATGACCGTGTTCAAGCCGATCAAGGAAGAGGCCGAGGCGACCGCGAAGCTGGCCGCCGCGCTGGCCAAGGGTGACAAGGCCGGTGCCGACGCCATCGCGACCGGCAAGCTGCACGACCCGAAGGGCAACCGCGACATCAAGTCGGTGCTGCTCACGCCGACGACGATCCTGGCGAAGGACATCAAGACCGTCGTGACCCAGGGCTACGTGAAGGCGGCCGAGATCTGCGGTGGCGACCTCGCCGCCAAGTGCACCTCGCTCGGCATCTCCTGA
- a CDS encoding ABC transporter permease has product MTETPAKHEVGTPAEALAQTQNTSAAITDFGIDTTSMSTGEAIRDYFARLRAGELGALPSLFGLLVLVILFSALSDNFFTLANIANVFPQGAGVIIIAMGIVFVLLLGEIDLAAGVASGVAASVMALHYVHAGNLLGTLGTGVFITFIGVLAVAMLLSAYQRIWAGAALSLIGLLIVAIGVPANAWLEILLAICVGTAIGCITGFLVSKIGMPSFVVTLALFIVWQGVLLQFIGEGGTIGISNSDVLYKIANGNLNTLGSWIFFLVAAGGFAVITLISHFKRLQRGLVVQPTALIMIKVGALVVLSALGTWLLTINRSPNKAVVTIEGVPYVIPIMLALLVAGTYVLNRTKYGRYVYAVGGNKEAARRAGIDVPKIRASVFVIGSAVAAVGGIVAASKVGSVSPQSGGLNTLLFAVGSAVIGGTSLFGGKGRVSDAVVGGLVIAVVINGLGLLKQPAAVVNIITGLVLLLAATVDALSRRRAAASTR; this is encoded by the coding sequence ATGACTGAAACCCCTGCCAAGCACGAGGTCGGCACCCCCGCCGAAGCGCTCGCGCAGACCCAGAACACGTCTGCGGCGATCACCGACTTCGGCATCGACACGACATCGATGTCAACCGGCGAGGCGATCCGCGACTACTTCGCCCGCCTGCGGGCCGGCGAGCTCGGCGCGCTGCCGTCGCTGTTCGGCCTGCTCGTGCTGGTCATCCTCTTCAGCGCGCTGTCGGACAACTTCTTCACCCTGGCCAACATCGCCAACGTGTTCCCGCAGGGCGCGGGCGTCATCATCATCGCGATGGGCATCGTGTTCGTGCTGCTGCTCGGCGAGATCGACCTCGCCGCCGGCGTGGCCTCCGGTGTCGCCGCTTCCGTGATGGCCCTGCACTACGTGCACGCCGGGAACCTGCTGGGCACCCTGGGGACCGGCGTGTTCATCACGTTCATCGGGGTCCTCGCCGTCGCCATGCTGCTGTCGGCTTACCAGCGGATCTGGGCCGGTGCCGCGCTTTCGCTGATCGGGCTGCTGATCGTCGCGATCGGCGTGCCCGCCAACGCCTGGCTCGAGATCTTGCTGGCCATCTGCGTCGGCACCGCGATCGGCTGCATCACCGGCTTCCTCGTCTCGAAGATCGGCATGCCGTCCTTCGTCGTGACGCTGGCGCTGTTCATCGTGTGGCAGGGCGTCCTGCTGCAGTTCATCGGTGAGGGTGGCACGATCGGCATCAGCAACTCGGACGTCCTGTACAAGATCGCCAACGGCAACCTGAACACCCTGGGCAGCTGGATCTTCTTCCTCGTCGCCGCCGGCGGGTTCGCGGTGATCACGCTGATCAGCCACTTCAAGCGGCTCCAGCGCGGCCTGGTCGTCCAGCCGACGGCGCTGATCATGATCAAGGTCGGCGCGCTCGTCGTGCTGTCGGCGCTGGGAACGTGGCTGCTGACGATCAACCGCTCGCCGAACAAGGCGGTCGTCACGATCGAGGGCGTCCCGTACGTCATCCCGATCATGCTGGCGCTGCTGGTGGCCGGGACCTACGTGCTCAACCGGACCAAGTACGGCCGGTACGTCTACGCGGTCGGCGGCAACAAGGAAGCCGCCCGCCGCGCCGGTATCGACGTGCCGAAGATCCGCGCGAGCGTGTTCGTCATCGGCTCGGCGGTGGCCGCCGTCGGCGGCATCGTCGCCGCGTCGAAGGTCGGTTCGGTCAGCCCGCAGTCCGGTGGCCTGAACACGCTGCTGTTCGCGGTCGGTTCGGCCGTCATCGGCGGCACGTCGCTGTTCGGCGGCAAGGGCCGCGTGTCCGACGCCGTGGTCGGCGGGCTCGTGATCGCCGTCGTCATCAACGGCCTGGGCCTGCTCAAGCAGCCGGCCGCGGTGGTCAACATCATCACCGGCCTGGTCCTGCTGCTCGCCGCCACCGTCGACGCGCTGTCCCGGCGCCGCGCGGCTGCGTCGACGCGCTGA
- a CDS encoding EamA family transporter, translated as MPAPLLFVLSGISMYAGAAVAVDLFGHATPAGVAWLRCLGAAVVLLAWRRPGRAAWRGRRLLLAIVFGVVTAGMNVLFYEAIARLPLGTAVAVEFAGPVVVAALGSRTLRDVLALLLVAAGVVAIADVRLGGSFWGVVFALGAALAWAGYILLGKRVAVGGDGIDSLAIGFFAGTVVLSPLALGTGPVWSSPRLLLLGIGVGVLSTVVPYALDQVVLRRVGQARFATLLALLPVTAGVMGFALLGQVPSLPEAVGTLAVVAGVALRSRESRAVEPPG; from the coding sequence GTGCCGGCCCCGCTCTTGTTCGTTCTCAGCGGAATTTCGATGTACGCCGGAGCGGCGGTGGCGGTCGACCTGTTCGGCCACGCGACCCCGGCGGGGGTGGCCTGGCTCCGCTGTCTGGGCGCGGCGGTGGTCCTGCTGGCCTGGCGGCGGCCGGGCCGCGCGGCGTGGCGGGGCAGACGGCTGCTGCTGGCGATCGTGTTCGGCGTGGTGACGGCGGGCATGAACGTGCTGTTCTACGAGGCGATCGCCCGCCTGCCCCTGGGCACGGCGGTGGCGGTGGAGTTCGCCGGCCCGGTCGTGGTGGCGGCCCTGGGCTCCAGAACGCTGCGCGACGTGCTCGCGCTGCTCCTGGTGGCGGCGGGGGTGGTGGCGATCGCGGACGTCCGCCTCGGCGGCAGTTTCTGGGGAGTGGTGTTCGCGCTCGGTGCGGCTCTGGCGTGGGCGGGGTACATCCTCCTGGGCAAGAGGGTGGCCGTGGGTGGCGACGGCATCGACAGCCTGGCGATCGGCTTCTTCGCGGGGACGGTGGTGTTGTCCCCGCTGGCCCTGGGGACGGGCCCGGTGTGGTCTTCGCCACGGTTGCTGCTGCTGGGGATCGGGGTGGGCGTGCTGTCGACGGTGGTGCCGTACGCCCTGGACCAGGTGGTGTTGCGGCGCGTGGGCCAGGCTCGGTTCGCGACGCTGCTGGCGTTGTTGCCGGTGACCGCGGGGGTGATGGGGTTCGCGCTCCTCGGACAGGTGCCGAGCCTGCCGGAGGCGGTGGGGACGCTGGCCGTGGTGGCCGGGGTGGCGCTGCGGAGCCGGGAGTCGCGGGCGGTGGAGCCGCCGGGGTGA
- a CDS encoding amino acid permease has translation MGERRTLNVDEVLARQDSGELKRRLRGRDLIGFGVGIIIGTGIFTLAGVEAKTHAGPAVTLSFVLGAVVAGLAALCYAELASSVPTAGSAYTYAFATLGEVFAWIIGWDLLLEFALGAAVVSRGWSGYLANLLGLSPEWFGEDAKVNIGAVLIIAVLTVVAVLGIKESAWLTNLLVCVKVAVCVLVLAVGLFFVKGANLTPFIPPAKAPEAGTTVLEQPVVQAALGLEQSVYGLAGMITAAAVVFFAYTGFEALANLGEETLNPRKDLRVGILGALGVCALLYIGVSIVLTGMIPFTDIDTGAPLADAFDRVGQHWVGALISLGAVTGLTSVMMVELVTIGRIGFAMGRDGLLPKALGTAHPRWGTPHRMTIGGAGLIAVLAAFIPISELADMVSIGALSAMIIVAVAVPVLRRRRPDLDRPFKVPFSPAIPVVAALACLYLMLNLNVLTWLRFAAWLVIGLVIYFGYGRRHSRFAPGTQVSPKRTE, from the coding sequence ATGGGTGAGCGGCGAACGCTGAACGTGGACGAGGTCCTGGCCCGCCAGGACTCCGGGGAGCTCAAACGGCGGCTGCGCGGGCGCGACCTGATCGGGTTCGGCGTCGGGATCATCATCGGCACCGGCATCTTCACCTTGGCGGGTGTCGAGGCGAAGACCCACGCGGGACCGGCCGTGACGCTGTCGTTCGTGCTCGGCGCGGTCGTCGCGGGGCTCGCGGCGCTGTGCTACGCCGAGCTCGCCTCCAGCGTCCCGACGGCGGGAAGCGCCTACACCTACGCCTTCGCCACCCTCGGCGAGGTGTTCGCGTGGATCATCGGCTGGGACCTGCTGCTGGAGTTCGCGCTCGGCGCCGCCGTGGTGTCGCGGGGCTGGTCGGGGTACCTGGCGAACCTGCTCGGCCTGTCACCGGAGTGGTTCGGCGAAGACGCGAAGGTCAACATCGGCGCGGTGCTGATCATCGCCGTGCTGACCGTCGTCGCCGTGCTGGGCATCAAGGAGTCGGCCTGGCTGACCAACCTGCTGGTGTGCGTCAAGGTCGCGGTGTGCGTGCTGGTGCTCGCGGTCGGCTTGTTCTTCGTCAAGGGCGCGAACCTGACGCCGTTCATCCCGCCGGCGAAGGCACCCGAGGCCGGCACGACGGTGCTGGAACAACCGGTGGTCCAGGCGGCGCTGGGGCTGGAGCAGTCGGTCTACGGCCTCGCCGGGATGATCACCGCGGCCGCCGTGGTCTTCTTCGCCTACACCGGTTTCGAGGCGCTCGCGAACCTCGGCGAGGAGACGCTGAACCCGCGCAAGGACCTGCGCGTCGGCATCCTCGGGGCGCTGGGCGTCTGCGCGCTCCTCTACATCGGCGTCTCGATCGTGCTGACCGGCATGATCCCGTTCACCGACATCGACACGGGCGCGCCGCTGGCCGACGCGTTCGACCGGGTCGGCCAGCACTGGGTGGGCGCGCTGATCTCGCTCGGCGCGGTGACCGGGCTGACGTCGGTGATGATGGTCGAGCTGGTCACGATCGGGCGGATCGGGTTCGCCATGGGCCGCGACGGCCTGTTGCCGAAGGCGCTCGGCACCGCGCACCCGCGCTGGGGCACCCCGCACCGGATGACCATCGGCGGCGCCGGCCTGATCGCCGTGCTGGCCGCGTTCATCCCGATTTCGGAGCTGGCCGACATGGTCAGCATCGGCGCGCTGTCGGCGATGATCATCGTGGCCGTGGCGGTCCCGGTGCTGCGCCGCCGCCGTCCCGACCTCGACCGGCCGTTCAAGGTGCCGTTCTCCCCGGCGATCCCGGTCGTGGCCGCGCTGGCGTGCCTGTACCTGATGCTCAACCTGAACGTGCTGACGTGGCTCCGGTTCGCCGCGTGGCTGGTGATCGGCCTGGTGATCTACTTCGGCTACGGCCGCCGCCACTCCCGCTTCGCCCCGGGGACGCAGGTCAGTCCCAAAAGGACGGAGTGA
- a CDS encoding ATP-binding cassette domain-containing protein: protein MSEPILEIKGLNKSFGPVHVLHDVDFDVRAGEVTALVGDNGAGKSTLVKCIAGIHPYDSGAVRFNGEDTHIRGPRDAADLGIEVVYQDLALADNLDIVQNMFLGRERGSSWKLDEASMEKAARETLASLSVRTVKSVRTPVSSLSGGQRQTVAIAKSVLWNSKVVVLDEPTAALGVAQTRQVLDLVRRLAEQGLGVVLISHNMADVFEVADRIAVLYLGRLVAEVHTKDVSHGQVVELITAGRSGDLGLARPEAVVL from the coding sequence ATGAGTGAGCCCATTCTCGAGATCAAGGGCCTGAACAAGAGTTTCGGCCCGGTCCACGTCCTCCACGACGTGGACTTCGACGTGCGTGCGGGCGAAGTGACCGCACTGGTCGGCGACAACGGCGCCGGCAAGTCGACGCTCGTCAAGTGCATCGCCGGCATCCACCCGTACGACTCGGGGGCCGTGCGGTTCAACGGCGAGGACACGCACATCCGCGGCCCGCGCGACGCCGCGGACCTCGGCATCGAGGTCGTCTACCAGGACCTCGCGCTCGCCGACAACCTCGACATCGTCCAGAACATGTTCCTCGGCCGCGAGCGCGGTAGTTCGTGGAAGCTCGACGAAGCCAGCATGGAGAAGGCCGCCCGCGAGACGCTGGCCTCCCTGTCCGTGCGGACCGTGAAGTCGGTCCGCACGCCGGTCTCCTCGCTGTCCGGTGGCCAGCGGCAGACCGTCGCCATCGCGAAATCGGTGCTGTGGAACAGCAAGGTCGTCGTGCTCGACGAGCCGACCGCCGCCCTCGGTGTCGCGCAGACCCGGCAGGTGCTCGACCTGGTCCGCCGGCTGGCCGAGCAGGGGCTGGGGGTCGTGCTCATCAGCCACAACATGGCCGACGTGTTCGAGGTCGCCGACCGCATCGCCGTGCTCTACCTCGGCCGGCTCGTCGCCGAGGTGCACACGAAGGACGTCTCCCACGGCCAGGTCGTGGAGCTGATCACCGCGGGTCGCTCCGGTGACCTCGGTCTGGCCCGGCCCGAAGCCGTGGTCCTGTGA
- a CDS encoding DEAD/DEAH box helicase has product MTETQLGAPPAEKDSTARPLRAWQRRALTKYLTRKPKDFLAVATPGAGKTVFGLRIAAELLSDRTIEAVTIVTPTEHLKHQWAASAAAAGIAIDSNFRNTTGVTSSDYNGVALTYAQVAAHPTLHRVRTENRKTLVILDEIHHGGDAKSWGDAIREAFTPAVRRLSLTGTPFRSDDSAIPFVTYEPDAGGFQRSKADHSYGYADALADGVVRPVVFLAYSGEASWRTSAGEEFTARLGEPLTAEQNARAWRTALDPAGEWIPAVLQAADTRLSQVRQSVPDAGGLVIATDQESARAYAKILERISGEMPTLVLSDDPKASGRIKEFSETNERWIVAVRMVSEGVDVPRLAVGVYATSASTPLFFAQAIGRYVRARKKGETASVFLPSVPVLLELASELEAQRDHVLGKPHREKEGWEDELLAQANRTEDEPGEEEKAFTSLGASAELDQVIYDGNSFGTAVFSGSDEEQEYLGLPGLLEPDQVRALLRKRQEEQVADEKRRKPAKEAAPPPTARPQSVSERLGALRKELNALVGMYHHRTKKPHGAIHNELRRVCGGPVTAMATVEQLEERIVTLRSW; this is encoded by the coding sequence ATGACGGAGACGCAGCTCGGGGCGCCTCCCGCGGAGAAGGACTCGACCGCGCGCCCGCTGCGGGCGTGGCAGCGGCGGGCGCTCACCAAGTACCTGACGCGGAAGCCGAAGGACTTCCTCGCGGTGGCGACGCCGGGGGCCGGCAAGACGGTGTTCGGCCTGCGGATCGCCGCGGAGCTGCTCAGCGACCGCACGATCGAGGCGGTCACCATCGTCACCCCCACCGAGCACCTCAAGCACCAGTGGGCGGCCTCGGCCGCGGCGGCCGGTATCGCCATCGACTCGAACTTCCGCAACACCACCGGCGTCACCTCGTCCGACTACAACGGCGTCGCGCTGACGTACGCGCAGGTCGCGGCGCACCCGACGCTGCACCGGGTGCGCACGGAGAACCGCAAGACGCTGGTCATCCTCGACGAGATCCACCACGGCGGCGACGCGAAGTCCTGGGGCGACGCGATCCGCGAAGCGTTCACCCCGGCCGTGCGGCGGCTGTCCCTGACCGGGACGCCGTTCCGGTCCGACGACTCGGCCATTCCGTTCGTGACGTACGAGCCGGACGCGGGCGGCTTCCAGCGCAGCAAGGCCGACCATTCGTACGGCTACGCGGACGCGCTGGCCGACGGCGTGGTCCGGCCGGTCGTCTTCCTGGCGTATTCGGGCGAGGCCTCCTGGCGCACCAGCGCGGGGGAGGAGTTCACCGCCCGGCTCGGCGAGCCGCTGACCGCGGAGCAGAACGCCCGCGCGTGGCGCACGGCGCTCGACCCGGCGGGCGAGTGGATCCCGGCGGTGCTGCAGGCCGCCGACACGCGGCTGTCGCAGGTCCGCCAGAGCGTCCCGGACGCGGGCGGCCTGGTGATCGCGACGGACCAGGAGTCGGCGCGGGCGTACGCGAAGATCCTGGAGCGCATCTCCGGGGAGATGCCGACGCTGGTGCTCTCGGACGACCCGAAGGCCTCGGGGCGGATCAAGGAGTTCTCCGAGACGAACGAGCGCTGGATCGTGGCGGTCCGGATGGTCTCGGAGGGCGTCGACGTCCCGCGGCTGGCGGTGGGCGTGTACGCGACGAGCGCGTCGACGCCGTTGTTCTTCGCCCAGGCGATCGGCCGGTACGTGCGGGCGCGCAAGAAGGGCGAGACGGCGAGCGTGTTCCTGCCGTCGGTGCCGGTGCTGCTGGAGCTGGCCAGCGAGCTGGAGGCCCAGCGCGACCACGTGCTCGGCAAGCCGCACCGGGAGAAGGAAGGCTGGGAGGACGAGCTCCTGGCCCAGGCCAACCGCACCGAGGACGAGCCGGGCGAGGAGGAGAAGGCGTTCACGTCGCTGGGCGCCTCGGCCGAGCTCGACCAGGTCATCTACGACGGCAACTCGTTCGGCACGGCGGTGTTCTCCGGCTCGGACGAAGAGCAGGAGTACCTGGGGTTGCCGGGGCTCCTGGAGCCGGACCAGGTGCGGGCGCTGCTGCGCAAGCGGCAGGAAGAGCAGGTCGCGGACGAGAAGCGCCGCAAGCCGGCCAAGGAGGCCGCACCGCCGCCGACGGCCCGCCCGCAGTCGGTGAGCGAGCGGCTGGGTGCGTTGCGCAAGGAGCTGAACGCGCTGGTGGGGATGTACCACCACCGGACCAAGAAGCCGCACGGCGCGATCCACAACGAGCTGAGGCGGGTGTGCGGCGGCCCGGTGACGGCCATGGCGACCGTCGAACAGCTGGAAGAGCGGATCGTGACGCTGCGGTCCTGGTGA
- a CDS encoding glutamine synthetase, protein MTKAASAAAKDFAAAGVGGVHLAWADNNGIPRSRIVPVGGLADAATRGVGATSLFAVFDTHDSITYRHENLGTPSGDIRLVPVVERLRRLAGQPALAWAPVRQLTRDGDPWPYCQRAVLEAQVAEAEKRGLEFRAGYELEFAVAPAGSADVLAAPGHPGPAYSPHALVGLDGFVGALLHDFAANGLRIGQLHAEYGVAQLELSLAATDPVSAADDQLLARQTIHAAARVHGLAVSFAPLIGLGAAGNGWHLHTSVRRKGRNLLDGDGRPDGDGAGYLAGLLRDLPALTAITAPSVPSTLRLRPGYFAGAYAFWGVENREAPLRYVPGSALLGEGHANVELKTSDASANPYLALAVVLAAGMAGIEDAPALPEPIGEDPDGWTDGDREARGVCRLPANPAEQDAALVASPRIGGVLGAELLGAFRAVRASDAAWAAERTADEIVAAHLWRY, encoded by the coding sequence ATGACCAAGGCGGCGTCGGCCGCGGCGAAGGACTTCGCCGCTGCCGGAGTGGGCGGGGTTCACCTTGCCTGGGCGGACAACAACGGCATCCCGCGCTCGCGGATCGTGCCCGTCGGCGGGCTGGCCGATGCCGCCACTCGCGGTGTCGGGGCGACCTCGCTCTTCGCCGTCTTCGACACCCATGACTCGATCACCTACCGGCACGAGAACCTCGGCACGCCCTCCGGGGACATCCGGCTCGTGCCCGTCGTCGAGCGGCTGCGGCGGCTCGCCGGGCAGCCCGCGCTCGCCTGGGCACCCGTGCGGCAGCTCACCCGGGACGGCGATCCCTGGCCCTACTGCCAGCGTGCCGTCCTCGAAGCGCAGGTTGCCGAGGCCGAGAAGCGCGGGCTCGAATTCCGGGCCGGCTACGAGCTGGAGTTCGCCGTCGCTCCCGCCGGCAGCGCCGACGTCCTGGCCGCCCCCGGGCACCCCGGGCCCGCCTACAGCCCGCACGCCCTCGTCGGGCTCGACGGCTTCGTCGGGGCCCTCCTGCACGACTTCGCGGCCAACGGCCTGCGGATCGGCCAGCTGCACGCCGAGTACGGCGTCGCGCAGCTCGAGCTGTCGCTGGCCGCCACCGATCCCGTCTCCGCCGCCGATGACCAGCTGCTCGCCCGGCAGACCATCCACGCCGCCGCGCGCGTGCACGGTCTCGCCGTCAGCTTCGCGCCGCTGATCGGTCTCGGCGCCGCCGGCAACGGGTGGCACCTGCACACCTCCGTCCGCCGCAAGGGGCGCAACCTGCTCGACGGCGACGGGCGCCCGGACGGGGACGGCGCCGGCTACCTCGCCGGGCTGCTGCGCGACCTGCCGGCCCTGACCGCGATCACCGCGCCGAGCGTCCCTTCGACGCTGCGGCTGCGGCCCGGCTACTTCGCGGGCGCGTACGCGTTCTGGGGCGTCGAGAACCGGGAGGCGCCGCTGCGGTACGTCCCCGGCTCGGCCCTGCTGGGCGAGGGCCACGCGAACGTCGAGCTCAAGACGTCCGACGCCTCGGCCAACCCCTACCTCGCGCTGGCCGTGGTGCTCGCCGCGGGGATGGCCGGCATCGAGGACGCGCCCGCGCTGCCCGAGCCGATCGGCGAAGACCCGGACGGCTGGACGGACGGAGACCGGGAGGCCCGCGGGGTGTGCCGGCTGCCGGCGAACCCCGCCGAACAGGACGCCGCGCTCGTGGCGTCGCCGCGGATCGGCGGCGTGCTCGGTGCCGAGCTGCTGGGCGCCTTCCGCGCCGTCCGGGCCTCCGACGCGGCGTGGGCGGCCGAACGCACGGCCGACGAGATCGTCGCCGCCCACCTTTGGCGCTACTGA